The candidate division KSB1 bacterium genomic sequence CAATCGCGGCCGGGATTCGAGAGCGAACGCCCTTGCTGAGATTCCCGGCGGAGATTCGTTTCGGGAAGAAGTCCAGGCAATCAAACAGCGCTGCATTAAAAACCTGCCGAAACTCCTGAAACAGTTCACCGAAAATGCCGAACAGCGGGGCGCGACAGTTTATTTTGCTAAAACAGGAGAAGATGCCTGCAATTATGTTCTGAATTTAGCAAAACAAAAGAATGCTAAACTCATCACCAAATCCAAATCTTTAACTACAGAAGAAATAGAACTAAACCACCCTCTGGAAGCTGCCGGCATCGAAGTGGTTGAAACCGATCTCGGTGAGCGGATTATTCAAATGGCAGGGGAGTTGCCGTATCATTTGGTCTTTCCGGCGGTTCACAAGACAATAGAGCAAGTAGCGCAGCTCTTCAGCGAGGCCACGGGTGAAAAAGTCAAAAGCAATTTAAAAGATATTATGGCGTTGATGCGCCGCTCTTTACGTCCGGATTTCTTAAACGCCGACATCGGAATTACCGGGGCGAATGTTGCCATTGCTGAAACAGGGTCGCTGTTAATCGAAACAAACGAGGGCAACGGCCGGCTGGTGAGCGCCATCCCGCCCGTGCATGTCTGTGTCATGGGCCTCGAGAAAATTGTCGAAACGATCGAGGAGGCTTTAAAAATGATCTTCGCACATCCGGTGAGCGCGACGGGCCAGCTCCTGACAACGTATGTTTCATTCTTCGCCGGACGCTCGCCTTTGGCCGGACAGGAAAACCGGGAATTCCATATCGTGATTCTGGACAACGGCAGAATGCAAATGCGCTCGGACAAATGGTTTGAAGAAGCGCTGCACTGCATTCGCTGCGGCGCATGCATGAATATCTGTCCGACTTACGGGGTTTTGGGCGGTCATGTTTTCGGGCATATTTATCCGGGCCCAATCGGCATTCCCTGGACTGCGCAGGTGCATGGCCTGGACCATGCGGCTAAGTTTAGCGACCTTTGCATTTCATGCGGATTGTGCAAAGAGATTTGTCCGGCCGACATCGATATGCCGATGATGATTTCAAGAGTTAAGAATCAAACGCTCGAAAATAATCCTCAGCCGCTGGCCAACAAAATGTTTATGGCCAGTGAAATATTAGCTAAGTTGGCTTGTGCAACTGCTCCAATCTCAAATTGGGTTTTGCGAAGTCCCATTGGCAAAGTGCTAAACGAGAAACTGTTAGGGATTGATAGGCAAAGAACCTTACCCAAATTTAAGCGCAGAACCTTTAAAAAACGCTTCAAACCAAGCAGTCAAAAAGAATCCGAAAGCAAAGGCAACGTCGCTTTCTTTGTGGATTATTTTGCAAACTACATTTCGCCGGAACTCGCTATTTCTGCAACCGACTTTTTAGAAAAAGCTCAAATCAAAATTGAGCTTCCACGCCAAAAGACCAGCGGTTACCCCTACATTTCTTATGGCGAATTGGAGAAAGCAAAAAAGACCGCAGAATTTAATGTCGCACAATTCCTTCCTTATATAAAGGAAGACTTTGCCCTGGTTACAATCGAACCAACTGCAGCGTATGCATTTAAACAGGTCTACCCCAAGCTATTGGATAATTCGGAAGATTCAATGTTGGTCGCCGAAAAAACTTTCGAGTTTTTTGAGTATCTCGCCAAATTGATAGAAGAAGGCAAATTACTTTTGCCGCCGCAAATCAAAGAGACCCGAGCCTTTGGCATTCATATTCCTTGTCACCAGCGGGCAGGAAGTTCCGGAAACCCGACATTGAAAATATTGCAATCTGTGGGCTTCAATGTTCAAATAGTTGAAACAGGCACCTGCTGCGGTATGGCCGGGACTTTCGGTTTGAAACAAGGGCCTTTGGGATATGACTTGTCGACTACAGTGGGCCAACCCCTTTTCGATCTTTTCAAAGAGGCCGAGGTCGACGCCATCATTACTGAAAGCAGCGTTTGCAAAATGCAGTTGGAAGACGGAACCGGACTTAAAGTGGTGCATCCGCTGGAACTAATTACAACAATCTGAAGTTTTTAAAAACGAGAAAAATTCATTTATTATTGACTTCGAAACGGATTTTTGTTACTTTTGAAGTTGAAGTGACGAATATTAAATTTTTAGGAGGAAATATGCGAAAGATTACAACCGGAGTAATTTTGATCTGTATGTTGGTCGGATCATCCCTTCTGTTTGCAGGCGGTGGCCCGAATGTAAGCGGCGCGAAGCTTTATATTAAACAGAATGATCTTGAGAAAGCAATAGGCGTGCTCATGAAGGAAATCGAAAATGTCAGTACTAAGAAAGGTTCTGGTAGTCTCAACGAGGATGCCTGGTATTTGCTGGGATATATCTATGCCCGACAGGGAGAGTATGAAAAGATGATGGCGGCCTTCGATAAGGCCGTGGAGTTAAAACCGAAATTCAAAGAGAAAGGCGTAAAAATCAGCAAAGACAGCGGCTCCGAATTTCACTCCCAATTCGGAACTGAAATGATTTTGAAAATTGTCTGGGGCAAGGTATTCAACGAAGGTGTTAAGTATTTTAATGATGCTTTGAATGCATCCGATGAATCTGTTTTGAAAGGCCATGATCTTAAATTAGGTATGTCAGCCAATGTTTTTCGTGAAATAATTGAATCTAATAAACACTGGGAAGCCATAAACGTCGAGGGCGGAAATATTTTACGAGGAGCAGCAGGCCTTGATGCTGAAAAAGATTTTAAAGTTATTAATGAGGCAGGAATCTTCGCCATTGCTGACAAAATAGATAATGCAGGAGATAAAATAAATTTAGAGGGATACTGGCCTTATTATGCTTACGTGAAAGATGGCTTAGTTCTTGATGTATTTTATATAAGAAGTAGTAGTGTCATAGAATCTGGCTTGGAATATTTACACATGCTCGTCGGCACACAGGAGGGATTGTTTGAACAAGCAGCGGAAACTTTTAAAGCAGCCGGAACCATCGCTCCTGATAGTGTTCTTGCTTTCCAGAATATGGCGTCAGCCTATAT encodes the following:
- a CDS encoding LUD domain-containing protein, whose protein sequence is MTELEQKISQTLQDDRQRNALLNAVNRGRDSRANALAEIPGGDSFREEVQAIKQRCIKNLPKLLKQFTENAEQRGATVYFAKTGEDACNYVLNLAKQKNAKLITKSKSLTTEEIELNHPLEAAGIEVVETDLGERIIQMAGELPYHLVFPAVHKTIEQVAQLFSEATGEKVKSNLKDIMALMRRSLRPDFLNADIGITGANVAIAETGSLLIETNEGNGRLVSAIPPVHVCVMGLEKIVETIEEALKMIFAHPVSATGQLLTTYVSFFAGRSPLAGQENREFHIVILDNGRMQMRSDKWFEEALHCIRCGACMNICPTYGVLGGHVFGHIYPGPIGIPWTAQVHGLDHAAKFSDLCISCGLCKEICPADIDMPMMISRVKNQTLENNPQPLANKMFMASEILAKLACATAPISNWVLRSPIGKVLNEKLLGIDRQRTLPKFKRRTFKKRFKPSSQKESESKGNVAFFVDYFANYISPELAISATDFLEKAQIKIELPRQKTSGYPYISYGELEKAKKTAEFNVAQFLPYIKEDFALVTIEPTAAYAFKQVYPKLLDNSEDSMLVAEKTFEFFEYLAKLIEEGKLLLPPQIKETRAFGIHIPCHQRAGSSGNPTLKILQSVGFNVQIVETGTCCGMAGTFGLKQGPLGYDLSTTVGQPLFDLFKEAEVDAIITESSVCKMQLEDGTGLKVVHPLELITTI
- a CDS encoding tetratricopeptide repeat protein is translated as MRKITTGVILICMLVGSSLLFAGGGPNVSGAKLYIKQNDLEKAIGVLMKEIENVSTKKGSGSLNEDAWYLLGYIYARQGEYEKMMAAFDKAVELKPKFKEKGVKISKDSGSEFHSQFGTEMILKIVWGKVFNEGVKYFNDALNASDESVLKGHDLKLGMSANVFREIIESNKHWEAINVEGGNILRGAAGLDAEKDFKVINEAGIFAIADKIDNAGDKINLEGYWPYYAYVKDGLVLDVFYIRSSSVIESGLEYLHMLVGTQEGLFEQAAETFKAAGTIAPDSVLAFQNMASAYMNMNKYEESIEPLKMALKHNPNDNALKTMLAQVYSTIGEDSLAMPILEELWAASVHTPDVADYLARGYIRADDMEAAKNVYEKAVEVSPDNFNFRYNYGTILLENKEHDKAIEQLLKAGEIDPESADINYNLGAAYLNRGVATREALPEDSEDKSYIEDFKLALPYLEKSIKTNPDDSITWFTLGRIAGQLNKIALSGYAFAKGEPTESALDNKVIVGMGSPSLKMILGEPNQINSLESEQFETVKEWVYKTRSGAKGKVAIPEPISVYVVGERVDALLIIK